TTCAATTCCACGGTATTTAAGCATGTCGACTTTTATTGTACTCCTTCAACTCCCCGATCGTTGTAATGTATATGGCTAAGACTATTAAACCCCCTCCCACGAGCTTATATAGCACAAGGTCCTCAAGCCCCATGACTAATGAGAATATTAATGCGAAAACAGGCTCTAACAAGAAGATTATCGCAGCAGAGCTAGCGGTAACATATTTCTGCCCTTTAACTTGGAAGTACGTGGCTCCAAGCGAGCACGCCACGGCAAGGTAAGCTATGTATACAATGGCATTCAATGATAGTTCACCCCCATTCTCCACTATGAAAACATATGGAGCTAGAAATAACGTAGGAGTGAACATTCCGTAAAGATACTCCAACATACTGGAACCACTGTATTTGCTTACCAATATTATTTGAGCAGCCCATGAGATAGAACCCATGAAAACCAAGATCTCGCCCAATCCCCCCGAGTTTTGGGGGCTTGTCAAAATATATAGTCCAGATATCGCTAAAACTAGTGAGACAGCGTGAGTTAAACCGTACTTCCTCGCTAGAAATCCTGCATATAAGTGCACGTGAACAGTGTTCAACCCGGTTATGAAAGCACTTGTTGAAGGCGTTACGTACTGCGTCCCCAACCCCTGTAGAAGAAGTCCAGTAGTGTATGCAACCCCAGTGTACAATCCTTTAATGAAGCTTTTAGCATCAATTCCTTGCCTAGCGTGTTTAGCCGCGAGCAGTATTGTTAGGATTAGAATAGAGATGAGACCCCTGTAGAACGTGTATGAAAACCCGGAGACCTCTTCAACGGATAACT
This is a stretch of genomic DNA from Thermosphaera aggregans DSM 11486. It encodes these proteins:
- a CDS encoding DMT family transporter — translated: MADSSKRGKIKGIFFLVLTTILWGTSFSFIKLSVEEVSGFSYTFYRGLISILILTILLAAKHARQGIDAKSFIKGLYTGVAYTTGLLLQGLGTQYVTPSTSAFITGLNTVHVHLYAGFLARKYGLTHAVSLVLAISGLYILTSPQNSGGLGEILVFMGSISWAAQIILVSKYSGSSMLEYLYGMFTPTLFLAPYVFIVENGGELSLNAIVYIAYLAVACSLGATYFQVKGQKYVTASSAAIIFLLEPVFALIFSLVMGLEDLVLYKLVGGGLIVLAIYITTIGELKEYNKSRHA